The window ACCTTAGTGATTTCTCTTTGTCAAACTTTACTTTTGCTATCCGTTTATCAAGATCACCAATAATTATTTTATCCGCTAGTTCTTCTTTAAGTATGTCAGTTAATTCATTTTGTATTATTTCCTTGTACTTCTTAGCTAAATACTTGTTTTGTACATAAAAAGAAAGACTTCCCCTCTTTATGCCAAATCTTATAGTTTCTGTTTTAAGTAGTCCTATTTTGTTCATCAAGTTAATATCTTTTTGTATTGTTCTACTGCATACTGTTTTCTCTTTATCTCTTCTTAGTAAAGAATTAGTTAGTGCAAGTATATCTTTAGCAGAATACTGCTCTGTAAAAGATTTATATTGCTCGTTTTTAGTATTTATTGCCCAGTATAGTTTACACATTCTTGAAATACGCAAGAATTTCTTCTCTATCATTGCCTTAACTTGATAAATTGTAATCTCATTGCAAAGTTTTTTATTCTTGCCCCTATTTGCTCTAATTAGTTCTTTTAATAGTGATGCTTTCTTTGCTGTTGCTGCTGCTTTTTGGTGGTTTTTATTGTCTTTTATCTTGTTTTCTGTTATCATTTAGCTATTCCTTTGCGGTGTAGGGTTGTTTTGGTTTGTGTCCTACATCGCGGTGTAAAGTCTTAATAGCCTCATCTGCTAAATAAGACTTTTTTTATTCTTTATTATATAAAAAAAGCATTAGTCTGACTAGTTTACAAGTTCTAGTTGGACTGTCTTTTTTTATAATTCCAAGATAGACCAGGCAAATAAAGAGTTTCGAGAGTTAAACAAAGCATATGAAGCTGCTTTAAGAAGTGTAGAATCGTAGAATCTTAGATAACGTAATTTTAAAGCAAAAGTTTACTTTATAAAAGCTTTATAAAAATGAAGTATTTGTCTTTATAAGTAATACATAACTCTCAAAATTCTATTAAAAAAATTAAAACAAATTTATTCCCAAATTCATCTCTTTATAATTTTTATAGAAATTACAGGTAACAATTTTTATTTAAATTCTTCTTCTATATAATCTTTATTATTAATATAAATGTGATACAATGATATAATATTATAATAATATTCTATTTCAAATAGAGGTAATATAATGAATTTAATGATTAAAGTGTTATTGATATCCAGTTTATTTTCAAGCTTTATTTCTTGTAAATTATATGAAAAGCTTACAGATAAATCGCAACAAGCTTTAGATAATAATAAGTCTTTTATCTATAATAAAGATACAGCTGATAATAAAAGTACTTCTAACCTAGATAATAGTTCTCTAGATTCTATAAAAGACAGCAAAAGAAATGAACGCACACCTAGAAGTTTAGATGATGCTGAAGAAATTGGGGAAAAAGAAAGTAATCAGAACAGAAATTATCAAGAACAAAATAATGAAAATAAAGTAAAAGAGAGTGAAAAAAATAATAGTTCAAGTATACAGGCAGATAATAGTGTAGACATAGTTCATTCCGATGTTAGTGAAGTAGACAACAGTAAACATGATAGTAGACAACCTCAAAAAGTTAATAATGAATCTAAAGAAGCTAAGAAAATTATACAAGAAGCTTCTACCTCTTTAAAAGAAGCTGAGGAAATAAATGAAGCTTTAGAAAAAACAAGATCAATCCTTGACAAGATAAAAAGCTTAGCTGGTACAGCTAACTCTTATTTAAATACTGCTAGAAAAAATGGATCTGGAACTAATAAACCTAGCCAAGAACTATTGCATAAATTACATCAGGCTATTAATAAAGCTAAGAGTAGTCATGCTTCTCTTAATTCTTTTTGCAATGATGCTATTGCTGCTTTAGCAAGAGCTAAGGATAGCTTTGATCATGCAAAAAGAAAGGCAGATTCGGCTTTAGAAGAAGCTTTAAAAGATATACCTCATTTAGGGATCAATTATCTTTACTATTCCTGGATAAAAGATGCTAAAGATGCAATAGAGAGTGCTAAAATTCTACTAGAGAATGCTAAGCATAAACAAGAAGAACTTAATGCCAATATGACTAAGACAAATAAAGACTTTGAAGAGTTAAATAGTATATACAAAAAATTGCAAGGTATGGAATCTAGATAGGTAAATTATTAAATACAAGCCAGACACTACTTTATGAGGTCTGTCTTCTTTATTTATAATATTATCTTTCTAAACAACACTTTATTTTCTCTTAATTCTATAGTTTGACTTGTGCATTATTATTTTATGAATTATAAATGCAATTTATTTCTTAATAAGAATATCAGATTCTAAAGAGAAGTAATAAGGTGAATTTAATTGCTAAATTATTTATTTTAACTATTGTATTTTACAGCATTATCTCTTGTAAATTATACAATAAGCTTACAGACAAGGCCGATCAGGTTATAGATAAACTAGATAGCAATAAGTCTTTTATGCTTTAAAGGATATCGGCGATAATAGAAGTGGTCGTAGGCCTAGAGGTATAAATAATTCTTATATGGACCAAAATGCAGGCAAAGAACCTTTGATGGCAGACAGGCACCCCAATATGCAAAATGATAATAGTAGTAGCCATCTCTAACAAGTTAATAAGGACTCTAGGAAAGCTAGGGAAGCTAGAGACATTATAAAGGCAGTTGAATCTTCTACAAAAGAGTCACTATATTAAGCAAAGATTTAGAAACTATAAAACAAATGCTTGATAATATAAAAAGTGAGACTAACAGCTCTAAAGCTTATTTAGATTAAGCTAGAACTACAAGCTCTAATCAAACTAACACAAACTTATTGCCTAGCCTGCACCAAGCTATTAATAAGGTTAATATAGGCATGCTGATGCTGATACTCATTGCAATGATGCTATTTCTGCTTTACATATTCATATCTGGGTTTAGCCTCCCCTGCAATATTACTCATATAACTTTCCTTATTGCAATTTAAGTACTCTTGTTATCTATACTTAACATCTTTATGTCTCAATATTAACACACATTTTATTTAGTAAGATAAAAAATACCTAAATCTTAAAAATTCTTATTTCTAGTTATATACTATATTTAATTTATACTTTAATTTAAAGGACAGCTTAAAACAATAGATCTTAAAAGATTAATACCCCATATAGCATTCCTTTAACCATGGATAAAATTTATTCTTCACTGCTTACTCTATATTTGTGAACTGCTATTTCTAATACAGAAAGAATATAGAAATAGCTTCTTGTATCATCCTAAGATAGCTTTTTAGGCTCTTTAAAGAGCCAGCAAGGAAGAAGATATAGCTAATGCTAGAAAAATTTTAGAAGAAATACTAAGGCGAATTGCGACTGTTAAAGCAGCAGTGAGCCTAGAGGAGATAAAACTATCAAGAAAGGGGCTTTCTTTAGAACCAAAGCCCTACCTATATTCCACAAGTAGGGCTCCTAACAAGTGAGATGGGACAGCCTGAACTAGTAAGAGTAACCCCATCACCAATTGATGAGAACCTGAGACTAAATGCGGCTGTCCTTATAGTTATAGAAAAAGAGATTATAAGACTACAAAGGCTAGAAAATAAGAAAGAAAACAGTAGAGTAATAATTAATAATTATAACTTTGCAGGAGATGTGCTAGATATAGAAAAACTTG is drawn from Borrelia sp. A-FGy1 and contains these coding sequences:
- a CDS encoding immunogenic protein P37 — translated: MNLMIKVLLISSLFSSFISCKLYEKLTDKSQQALDNNKSFIYNKDTADNKSTSNLDNSSLDSIKDSKRNERTPRSLDDAEEIGEKESNQNRNYQEQNNENKVKESEKNNSSSIQADNSVDIVHSDVSEVDNSKHDSRQPQKVNNESKEAKKIIQEASTSLKEAEEINEALEKTRSILDKIKSLAGTANSYLNTARKNGSGTNKPSQELLHKLHQAINKAKSSHASLNSFCNDAIAALARAKDSFDHAKRKADSALEEALKDIPHLGINYLYYSWIKDAKDAIESAKILLENAKHKQEELNANMTKTNKDFEELNSIYKKLQGMESR